A genomic region of Zalophus californianus isolate mZalCal1 chromosome 11, mZalCal1.pri.v2, whole genome shotgun sequence contains the following coding sequences:
- the SC5D gene encoding lathosterol oxidase, translating into MDLVLNAADYYFFTPYFYPASWSEDDIFRQTISLLIVTNLGAYILYFFFATLSYYFVYDHSLMKHPQFLKNQVYREITFTVQSLPWISIPTVSLFLLELRGYSKLYDDIGEFPSGWVRLFVSILSFLFFTDMLIYWIHRGLHHRLVYKRIHKPHHLWKIPTPFASHAFHPVDGFLQSLPYHIYPFIFPLHKVVYLSLYILVNIWTISIHDGDFRVPHVLRPFINGSAHHTDHHMFFDYNYGQYFTLWDRIGGSFKNPSSFEGKGPLSYVKKMTEEKCNSHAENGCKNEKLFSGEFTKTE; encoded by the exons ATGGATCTTGTACTCAATGCtgcagattattatttttttacaccGTACTTCTATCCAGCCTCATGGTCTGAGGATGACATCTTCCGACAAACTATTAGTCTCCTGATTGTAACAAATCTTGGTGCTTatatcctttatttcttctttgcaaCACTGAGTTATTATTTTGTCTATGATCATTCATTAATGAAGCATCCACAGTTTTTAAAG AATCAAGTCTATAGAGAGATTACGTTTACTGTGCAGTCGTTGCCGTGGATTAGTATCCCCACTGTGTCACTGTTCCTGCTGGAGTTGAGAGGTTACAGCAAGTTATATGATGACATAGGAGAGTTTCCCAGCG GCTGGGTTCGCCTCTTTGTCAGTATACTGTCCTTCCTCTTTTTCACTGACATGCTGATCTACTGGATTCACAGAGGCCTTCATCATAGACTTGTGTATAAG CGCATACACAAACCCCATCATCTCTGGAAGATTCCTACTCCATTTGCAAGTCATGCTTTTCACCCTGTGGATGGCTTTCTTCAGAGTCTACCTTACCATATATACCCTTTTATCTTCCCATTACACAAGGTGGTCTACTTAAGTTTGTACATCTTGGTCAACATCTGGACGATTTCCATTCATGATGGTGATTTTCGTGTTCCCCACGTCTTAAGGCCATTTATTAATGGCTCAGCCCATCATACAGACCACCACATGTTCTTTGACTATAACTATGGACAGTATTTCACCTTGTGGGATAGAATTGGAGGCTCGTTCAAAAATCCTTCCTCCTTTGAAGGGAAAGGACCACTTAGTTATGTGAAGAAGATGACAGAAGAAAAGTGCAACAGCCATGCAGAAAAtggttgtaaaaatgaaaaattattcagTGGGGAGTTTACAAAGACTGAGTAG